The following proteins are co-located in the Candidatus Eisenbacteria bacterium genome:
- a CDS encoding metallophosphoesterase produces MQERCADSRLCTNPVARLLRGFSGGGSGRGRPAARAARWIAALLPALLLLLPSCAPRKTAPARPDEERPARAFSFAIVSDTHTGATAHTGKKVFARIIEQINERQPDFLVHCGDWIIAPTPDKLGEATADTFLHVLSLLDPEIAFYPVLGNHEGDYEGYAYARSFFPVLGDSGWYSFDHGGARFFVVENNSDAPDSHLPGYRSCLPNGGINTPGSEQRTWLASVLRSRPPGTIWTFGFGHRSYYGAEQYAGRKNIESARRGEDSFCRLIEDAGVDVFFNGDQHCYTRTKPIRDGEAAEGKQNTTVYLTVGGGGGRINRGQNVGLEFPVLEGLPAGAFVAGTKGKHFFVHCTVRDRLFHADVIDTSGALIDSFSIRK; encoded by the coding sequence TTGCAAGAACGCTGCGCCGACAGCCGCCTCTGCACGAACCCGGTCGCTCGGCTCCTTCGAGGATTCTCCGGCGGCGGAAGCGGACGGGGGAGACCGGCTGCACGAGCCGCGCGATGGATCGCCGCACTCCTCCCCGCCCTTCTCCTCCTTCTCCCATCCTGCGCGCCGCGGAAGACCGCGCCGGCCCGACCGGATGAGGAGCGGCCCGCGCGCGCGTTCTCCTTCGCCATCGTGAGCGACACGCACACCGGCGCGACCGCGCACACCGGGAAGAAGGTCTTCGCGCGGATCATCGAGCAGATCAACGAGAGACAGCCGGACTTCCTCGTCCACTGCGGCGACTGGATCATCGCCCCAACCCCCGACAAGCTGGGGGAGGCGACCGCCGATACGTTCCTGCACGTTCTCTCCCTCCTCGATCCGGAGATCGCGTTCTACCCGGTCCTCGGGAACCACGAGGGGGACTACGAGGGCTATGCGTACGCGCGGTCCTTCTTCCCGGTTCTCGGGGACAGCGGCTGGTACTCGTTCGATCACGGCGGCGCGCGCTTCTTCGTCGTGGAGAACAACTCGGACGCCCCCGACTCGCATCTGCCGGGGTACAGATCCTGCCTTCCGAACGGCGGGATCAACACGCCGGGATCCGAGCAGAGAACGTGGCTCGCGAGCGTTCTTCGGTCCCGGCCGCCCGGGACGATCTGGACCTTCGGCTTCGGACACCGCTCGTACTACGGAGCGGAGCAGTACGCGGGCCGGAAGAACATCGAGAGCGCCCGCCGGGGCGAGGACTCGTTCTGCCGGCTGATCGAGGATGCCGGCGTCGACGTCTTCTTCAACGGCGACCAGCACTGCTACACGCGCACGAAGCCGATTCGAGACGGCGAGGCGGCGGAAGGGAAGCAGAACACGACCGTCTATCTCACGGTCGGGGGCGGGGGCGGGCGGATCAACCGCGGACAGAACGTCGGTCTCGAGTTCCCAGTCCTCGAGGGGCTTCCCGCGGGCGCCTTCGTCGCGGGGACCAAGGGCAAGCACTTCTTCGTTCACTGCACAGTGCGGGACCGTCTCTTCCACGCGGACGTCATCGATACCTCGGGCGCGCTCATCGACTCGTTCTCGATCCGCAAGTGA
- a CDS encoding aminopeptidase, translating into MNDPRMMKLADLLITHSTRLQPGEVVLIEATDIPREMVSALILRAVEAGGVPLVLWKDNQVLRDLYQIGTPEDVDKRMELMGKVERFQMERVQAYIGIRGQNNSSEFAKIPPEKMKIYQTKVFGHVHVDYRVPKTKWVVLRWPTPSMAQLAGVGTDRFEDYYFDVCLVDYAHMAEAVKPLVDIMKKTDKVRIVGPGQTDLSFSIKGINVVPCCGEKNIPDGECYSCPVKESVNGVIRYNARTIYHGIPFDDIRLEFKNGKIVHATSTNTEALNRILDSDEGARYLGEFALGFNPMIESPMCDILFDEKIAGSLHLAAGNSYDDAFNGNKSAVHWDMVLVQTEKHGGGEILFDGKTIRKNGLFVLPELEGLNPDRFAAGGGRKKAC; encoded by the coding sequence ATGAACGACCCGAGAATGATGAAGCTGGCGGATCTTCTGATCACCCACTCGACCAGGCTCCAACCGGGAGAGGTGGTGCTGATCGAGGCGACCGATATCCCGCGGGAGATGGTCTCGGCGCTCATCCTCCGCGCGGTCGAGGCGGGCGGGGTCCCCCTCGTCCTCTGGAAGGACAACCAGGTTCTCCGCGATCTTTATCAGATCGGAACTCCCGAGGACGTCGACAAGCGGATGGAGCTCATGGGGAAGGTGGAGCGCTTCCAAATGGAGCGGGTCCAGGCGTACATCGGGATCCGTGGCCAGAACAACTCCTCCGAGTTCGCCAAGATCCCGCCCGAGAAGATGAAGATCTACCAGACGAAGGTCTTCGGGCACGTCCACGTCGACTACCGCGTGCCGAAGACGAAGTGGGTGGTGCTCCGCTGGCCGACCCCGTCGATGGCGCAGCTCGCGGGCGTCGGAACCGATCGCTTCGAAGATTACTACTTCGATGTTTGCCTTGTCGATTACGCGCACATGGCCGAAGCGGTGAAGCCGCTCGTCGACATCATGAAGAAGACCGACAAGGTCCGCATCGTCGGTCCCGGCCAGACGGATCTCTCCTTCTCGATCAAGGGGATCAACGTGGTTCCGTGCTGCGGCGAGAAGAACATCCCGGACGGCGAGTGCTACTCCTGCCCGGTGAAGGAGAGCGTGAACGGCGTGATCCGGTATAATGCCCGCACGATCTACCACGGAATCCCGTTCGACGACATCCGTCTCGAGTTCAAGAACGGGAAGATTGTCCATGCGACCTCCACGAACACCGAGGCGCTGAACCGCATCCTCGACAGCGACGAGGGAGCCCGCTATCTCGGGGAGTTCGCGCTCGGCTTCAACCCGATGATCGAGAGCCCGATGTGCGACATCCTGTTCGACGAGAAGATCGCGGGGAGCCTTCACCTCGCCGCGGGGAACTCGTACGACGACGCCTTCAACGGGAACAAGTCGGCCGTGCATTGGGACATGGTGCTCGTCCAGACGGAGAAGCACGGCGGCGGCGAGATCCTCTTCGACGGGAAGACGATCCGGAAGAACGGTCTCTTCGTCCTCCCCGAGCTCGAGGGGCTGAATCCCGATCGCTTCGCCGCCGGGGGCGGGCGGAAAAAGGCCTGCTGA
- a CDS encoding DHH family phosphoesterase, translated as MNQPAKKLKDLLQVLTPADRVLILMKPDPDALSSAWALKRLLSLKVQSCQISHIGEIGRLENQAMVRLLKIRSERFDKIDPQAFTKIAVVDGQPDHFVNLSLPKIHVVIDHHPVVNAFEADFSDVRVKEGATATILTEYLRAARVKIPPSLATALCFGIKTDTNGLTRSATKEDVEAYAFLLQKANLAHLRQIEHERLSRDDLDLLARAISRVQIRRRFLYVFLPGPVPPDSLVILADIFNGVVGTSVAAVASTYRNRVIIILRGKGPRVDVGRIVRGAFGAVGSAGGHPVAARAEILLSKLAQATRVEDPETLGEWIRKQIVQNLSTRKKPSE; from the coding sequence ATGAACCAACCAGCGAAGAAGCTCAAGGATCTCCTCCAGGTTCTCACGCCGGCCGATCGCGTGCTCATTCTCATGAAGCCGGATCCGGACGCGCTCTCCTCCGCGTGGGCTTTGAAACGACTTCTGTCGTTGAAGGTTCAATCGTGCCAGATCAGCCACATCGGGGAGATCGGACGTCTCGAGAACCAGGCGATGGTCCGGCTTCTCAAGATTCGGAGCGAGCGCTTCGATAAGATCGACCCGCAGGCGTTCACCAAGATCGCCGTGGTGGACGGACAGCCGGATCATTTCGTCAACCTCTCGCTCCCGAAGATCCACGTCGTGATCGATCATCATCCGGTCGTGAACGCGTTCGAGGCGGATTTCTCGGACGTGCGCGTGAAGGAGGGAGCGACCGCGACGATCCTCACCGAGTACCTTCGGGCGGCGCGCGTGAAGATCCCACCGTCGCTCGCGACCGCGCTCTGCTTCGGCATCAAGACCGACACGAACGGCCTCACGCGCTCGGCGACGAAGGAAGACGTGGAGGCGTACGCCTTCCTCCTCCAGAAGGCGAATCTCGCGCATCTCCGGCAGATCGAGCATGAACGGCTTTCGCGCGACGACTTGGATCTCCTCGCGCGCGCGATCAGCCGCGTGCAGATCCGCCGGCGTTTTCTCTACGTCTTCCTTCCCGGGCCGGTGCCGCCCGACAGCCTCGTGATCCTCGCGGATATCTTCAACGGTGTGGTGGGAACCTCGGTGGCCGCCGTGGCGAGCACGTACCGGAACCGGGTCATCATCATTCTTCGCGGAAAGGGTCCGCGCGTCGACGTCGGCCGGATCGTCCGCGGCGCGTTCGGAGCGGTCGGGAGCGCGGGCGGGCACCCGGTCGCCGCGCGCGCGGAGATCCTCCTCTCGAAACTCGCGCAGGCGACGCGCGTCGAGGACCCGGAAACGCTCGGCGAGTGGATTCGCAAGCAGATCGTCCAGAATCTCTCGACCCGCAAGAAGCCTTCCGAGTGA
- the maf gene encoding septum formation protein Maf: MREIVLASTSRYRRALLDRLGLPYRAVSPKCDEEGLDLLPAETRSLALAERKARSAAGDFPDALILGSDQIAEIEGTALRKPGTIEAARASLRLLSGREHRLVTAVVLLDAREGRMESALDIARLRMRPLSDAEIENYLRREETLDCAGAYRSEGLGAALFDWMRTDDPTGIVGLPLTRVVELLARFGVSVLA, translated from the coding sequence GTGAGAGAGATTGTTCTCGCCTCCACCTCCCGCTATCGAAGAGCTCTCCTCGACCGTCTCGGGCTTCCGTATCGCGCCGTTTCCCCGAAATGCGACGAGGAGGGTTTGGATCTTCTCCCGGCCGAGACGCGCTCGCTCGCTCTCGCCGAGAGGAAGGCTCGCTCGGCCGCCGGCGATTTCCCGGACGCGTTGATTCTCGGTTCCGATCAGATCGCGGAGATCGAGGGGACCGCGCTCCGAAAGCCGGGAACGATCGAGGCCGCGCGCGCGTCGCTCCGTCTTCTTTCGGGGCGCGAGCATCGGCTCGTCACGGCGGTGGTTCTTCTCGACGCGAGGGAGGGCCGAATGGAGAGCGCGCTCGACATCGCGCGGCTTCGCATGCGTCCTTTGTCGGACGCGGAGATCGAGAACTACCTCCGGCGCGAGGAGACACTCGACTGCGCCGGCGCGTACCGAAGCGAGGGGCTCGGCGCGGCCCTTTTCGATTGGATGCGGACGGACGATCCGACCGGGATCGTCGGCCTCCCGCTCACGCGGGTCGTGGAGCTTCTCGCGCGCTTCGGCGTCTCGGTTCTGGCGTAA
- a CDS encoding translation elongation factor-like protein, translated as MAEEVKIGHVSHYFGKISVAAIELTDGALAVGDTIHIKGHTSDFTQTIESMQIDRADVPRAEKGQSIGIRAVEHAREGDVVFKVVG; from the coding sequence ATGGCGGAAGAAGTCAAGATCGGGCACGTCTCACATTACTTCGGCAAGATCAGCGTGGCGGCGATCGAGCTCACGGACGGGGCGCTCGCCGTCGGCGACACGATCCACATCAAGGGACACACATCCGACTTCACCCAGACGATCGAGTCGATGCAGATCGACCGGGCCGATGTGCCGCGCGCGGAGAAGGGACAATCGATCGGCATTCGAGCAGTGGAGCACGCCCGCGAAGGGGACGTCGTCTTCAAGGTCGTCGGGTAG
- the carB gene encoding carbamoyl-phosphate synthase large subunit, which yields MPRRDDIASILVLGSGPIVIGQACEFDYSGTQAVKALKREGYRVVLVNSNPATIMTDPEIADATYIEPLKPEFVERIIERERPDALLPTVGGQTALNLTIALHDRGVLEKAGIKLIGADARCIRLAEDREQFKKAMEASGIRTLRSLLATSLEEADEVVRAIGFPAILRPSFTLGGAGSGIAHDRSEFLEILADGLRLSPSGSVLVEESVIGWKEYELEVIRDRAGNGIVVCSIENFDAMGVHTGDSITVAPAQTLTDREFQRLRDDALRVLDAVGVVTGGSNVQFAVHPETGETAVIEMNPRVSRSSALASKATGYPIAKMAALLAVGRTLDELPNEITGSTSACFEPSIDYTVVKVPRWAFEKFPGTPGFLGTTMQSVGEVMAIGRTFREALQKALRSLELGLDGWNSEGSARTIEDLREDLARPSKDRLRDLHEAMRRGLTPEELHTITGIDPWFLDNLARLMEVEGRLRSYALTDLPPEILREAKREGFSDRRIARLLRGPEESIGRRAARLKEMRERLGIRPVFRRVDTCAGEFRSDTPYLYSTWEEGPCESRPSARRKVIVLGGGPNRIGQGIEFDTCCCHAVQALREEGIESILVNCNPETVSTDYDLSDRLYFEPLRLEEVLHVAEVEKPEGIVVSLGGQTPLHLARHLQDAGARILGTPVDAIDRAEDRDRFGAVLDALGIPSPAHGSAKSEDEARAVAARVGYPVIVRPSYVLGGRAMRILYDEESLARFFEEAARVSPDHPVLIDHFLEDAVEFDVDAVSDGERVLIGGILQHIEEAGIHSGDSFAVLPPYRVMPIEIDVLREFTVGIALELGVVGPVNVQFACRDGAVFVLEVNPRASRTVPFIEKATGLPLTKIAIRCMLGKSLRRQRARERKAVRRVFVKGPVFPFRRFPKSDYLLGPEMKSTGEVMGIGRSFGEAFAKAELATRRGLPVSGAVFLSVNDRDKPGLLAIARDLKDLGFTLLATRGTAAFLRKHDVPAESIAKVGEGSPNIADLIREGRVRMVVNTPLGKASRYDETAIRREATRTDISCLTTLSSARAAVDGIRALREGLGEPVSLQELHRRASAGPARAKRLPGGVHEC from the coding sequence ATGCCTCGGCGTGACGACATCGCGAGCATTCTCGTTCTCGGCTCGGGACCGATCGTGATCGGTCAGGCGTGCGAGTTCGACTACTCCGGCACGCAGGCGGTCAAGGCACTGAAACGCGAGGGTTATCGCGTCGTTCTCGTGAACAGCAACCCCGCCACGATCATGACCGATCCGGAGATCGCCGACGCAACGTACATCGAGCCTCTGAAGCCGGAGTTCGTGGAGAGGATCATCGAGAGAGAAAGACCGGACGCGCTCCTCCCGACCGTGGGCGGGCAGACCGCGCTCAACCTCACGATCGCGCTCCACGACCGGGGCGTCCTCGAGAAGGCGGGGATCAAGCTGATCGGCGCCGACGCGCGGTGCATCCGGCTCGCCGAGGACCGCGAGCAGTTCAAGAAGGCGATGGAAGCTTCCGGAATCCGAACCCTGCGGAGCCTCCTCGCGACCTCGCTGGAAGAAGCAGATGAGGTCGTTCGCGCGATCGGGTTCCCCGCGATCCTCCGCCCGAGCTTCACGCTCGGCGGGGCCGGAAGCGGGATTGCGCACGACCGGAGCGAATTCCTCGAGATCCTCGCGGACGGGCTCCGTCTCTCCCCCTCGGGGAGCGTGCTCGTCGAGGAGAGCGTGATCGGATGGAAGGAGTACGAGCTCGAGGTGATCCGCGACCGCGCCGGGAACGGAATCGTCGTCTGCTCGATCGAGAACTTCGACGCGATGGGCGTTCACACCGGCGACAGCATCACCGTCGCGCCCGCGCAGACGCTCACCGACCGCGAGTTCCAGCGCCTCCGGGACGACGCTCTCCGCGTCCTCGACGCGGTCGGCGTCGTGACCGGCGGATCGAACGTCCAGTTCGCGGTGCACCCGGAGACCGGCGAGACTGCCGTGATCGAAATGAACCCGCGCGTCAGCCGATCGAGCGCGCTCGCGAGCAAAGCGACCGGCTATCCCATCGCGAAGATGGCCGCGCTTCTCGCGGTCGGCCGCACGCTCGACGAGCTTCCGAACGAGATCACGGGGAGCACGTCGGCCTGCTTCGAGCCGAGCATCGATTATACGGTCGTCAAGGTTCCCCGCTGGGCATTCGAGAAGTTTCCGGGGACGCCCGGCTTTCTCGGAACGACGATGCAATCGGTTGGCGAGGTGATGGCGATCGGGCGGACGTTCCGCGAGGCGCTCCAGAAAGCTCTCCGATCGCTCGAGCTCGGCCTCGACGGATGGAATTCGGAGGGGAGCGCGCGGACGATCGAGGATCTTCGCGAGGACCTCGCCCGCCCGAGCAAGGACCGACTTCGCGATCTCCACGAGGCGATGCGCCGCGGGCTCACCCCGGAGGAGCTTCACACGATCACCGGAATCGATCCGTGGTTCCTCGACAACCTCGCGAGGCTCATGGAGGTCGAGGGGCGGCTCCGAAGCTACGCGCTGACCGACCTCCCGCCGGAGATTCTCCGCGAGGCGAAGCGCGAGGGCTTCAGCGACCGGAGGATCGCGCGCCTCCTTCGCGGGCCGGAGGAGTCGATCGGAAGACGGGCGGCTCGTCTGAAGGAGATGCGCGAGAGGCTCGGGATTCGCCCGGTCTTCCGCCGCGTGGACACCTGCGCCGGCGAGTTCCGAAGCGACACTCCCTATCTCTACTCCACCTGGGAGGAAGGTCCCTGCGAGAGCCGTCCATCGGCGCGGCGCAAGGTGATCGTTCTCGGCGGAGGCCCGAATCGGATCGGACAGGGGATCGAGTTCGACACCTGCTGTTGCCACGCCGTGCAGGCGCTCCGCGAGGAGGGGATCGAGTCGATCCTCGTGAACTGCAACCCGGAGACCGTGAGCACCGACTACGATCTTTCCGATCGGCTCTACTTCGAACCGCTCCGTTTGGAGGAGGTTCTTCACGTCGCCGAGGTCGAGAAGCCGGAAGGAATCGTGGTCTCGCTCGGCGGACAGACCCCGCTCCATCTCGCGCGGCACTTGCAGGACGCCGGTGCGCGAATCCTCGGCACGCCGGTCGACGCGATCGACCGCGCGGAGGATCGGGATCGATTCGGAGCGGTCCTCGACGCCCTCGGCATTCCGTCGCCGGCTCACGGGAGCGCGAAGAGCGAGGATGAAGCGCGAGCGGTCGCCGCGCGCGTCGGCTATCCGGTGATCGTGCGGCCTAGCTACGTGCTCGGCGGGCGCGCGATGCGGATTCTCTACGATGAGGAGAGTCTCGCGCGCTTCTTCGAGGAAGCCGCGCGCGTCTCCCCCGATCATCCAGTGCTCATCGACCACTTCCTCGAGGACGCGGTCGAGTTCGACGTCGACGCGGTCTCCGACGGCGAGCGCGTCCTCATCGGCGGGATCTTGCAGCATATCGAGGAAGCGGGGATTCACAGCGGGGACAGCTTCGCGGTCCTTCCCCCCTACCGAGTCATGCCGATCGAGATCGATGTCCTGCGCGAGTTCACGGTGGGGATCGCGCTCGAGCTCGGCGTCGTCGGTCCGGTCAACGTGCAGTTCGCATGCCGCGACGGCGCGGTCTTCGTGCTCGAGGTCAACCCGCGCGCCTCGCGCACCGTCCCCTTCATCGAAAAAGCGACCGGGCTTCCTCTCACCAAGATCGCGATCCGTTGCATGCTCGGGAAGAGCCTCCGAAGGCAACGCGCCCGCGAGAGGAAGGCGGTCCGCCGTGTCTTCGTGAAGGGCCCCGTCTTCCCGTTCCGCCGCTTCCCGAAATCCGACTATCTCCTCGGGCCTGAAATGAAGAGCACGGGGGAAGTGATGGGGATCGGACGGTCGTTCGGCGAGGCGTTCGCGAAAGCGGAGCTCGCGACGCGCCGGGGGCTCCCCGTTTCGGGCGCGGTCTTTCTAAGCGTGAACGACCGCGACAAACCGGGGCTTCTCGCGATCGCGCGAGACCTCAAGGATCTCGGCTTCACGCTCCTCGCCACCCGCGGAACCGCCGCGTTTCTCCGCAAGCACGACGTGCCCGCCGAATCAATCGCGAAGGTCGGCGAGGGATCGCCGAACATCGCCGACCTCATCCGCGAAGGGCGTGTTCGGATGGTCGTGAACACCCCGCTCGGAAAGGCGAGCCGCTACGACGAAACCGCGATCCGGCGCGAGGCGACGCGAACGGACATCTCTTGCCTTACCACTCTCTCCTCCGCGCGCGCGGCGGTGGACGGGATCCGGGCGCTTCGGGAAGGGCTCGGGGAGCCTGTCTCGCTGCAAGAGCTCCACCGGCGAGCCTCCGCCGGCCCCGCGCGGGCGAAAAGACTCCCCGGCGGCGTCCATGAGTGCTAA
- the carA gene encoding glutamine-hydrolyzing carbamoyl-phosphate synthase small subunit: MLARIALETGLCFTGRLFGAPREAGGEIVFHTGMSGYQEILTDPSYAGQIVVFTASHIGNYGVHAGDSESARIHPVAVLVRDFCRRTFHRRAERGLDDLLRRAGVPALSDVDTRALTLSLRDNGTCRAWIGTGPAAALVEKARGLPPIESIDWVARVTCDEPWMYQPSRGWGSEPPYEVAVLDLGVKKSILDRLAIEGCRARVFPAPTPPRELVRPPTEGVLLSNGPGDPASLPGIVENVKALIDTGIPIFGICLGHQLLARALGAATVKLPYGHHGANHPVRRLSDGKVEITSQNHNYAVPAESLPASRARATHVSLNDRTIEGLEAIGRPVYSVQFHPEAAPGPSDSLYLFRRFRDEMVARRAKRSRTNEETRDASA, translated from the coding sequence CTGCTCGCGAGAATCGCACTCGAAACGGGTCTGTGCTTCACGGGCCGGCTCTTCGGCGCGCCGCGGGAAGCGGGAGGCGAGATCGTCTTTCACACGGGGATGTCCGGATACCAGGAAATCCTGACCGACCCGAGCTACGCCGGGCAGATCGTTGTCTTCACCGCCTCGCACATCGGGAACTACGGGGTTCACGCCGGAGATAGCGAGTCGGCGCGCATCCATCCGGTCGCCGTCCTCGTGCGCGATTTCTGCAGGAGGACCTTCCATCGGCGCGCCGAGCGCGGGCTCGACGATCTCCTCCGCCGAGCGGGCGTCCCGGCCCTTTCGGATGTCGACACGAGAGCTCTCACTCTCTCTCTCCGCGACAACGGGACGTGCCGGGCATGGATCGGGACCGGTCCCGCCGCCGCGCTCGTCGAAAAGGCGCGGGGTCTCCCGCCGATCGAATCGATCGATTGGGTCGCGCGCGTGACGTGCGACGAACCGTGGATGTATCAACCTTCTCGAGGCTGGGGGAGCGAGCCGCCGTACGAGGTCGCGGTTCTCGATCTCGGCGTGAAGAAGAGCATTCTCGATCGTCTCGCGATCGAGGGATGCCGCGCCCGCGTCTTTCCCGCCCCGACGCCTCCCCGCGAGCTTGTCCGCCCCCCGACCGAGGGGGTTCTTCTCAGCAACGGGCCCGGGGATCCGGCGAGCCTCCCCGGGATCGTCGAGAACGTGAAAGCGCTCATCGATACCGGAATTCCCATCTTCGGGATCTGCCTCGGGCACCAGCTCCTCGCGCGCGCTCTCGGAGCCGCGACGGTGAAGCTCCCTTACGGGCACCACGGGGCGAACCATCCGGTTCGGCGGCTCTCCGACGGAAAGGTCGAGATCACGAGCCAGAACCACAACTACGCCGTTCCGGCGGAGAGCCTTCCCGCCTCGCGGGCGCGGGCGACTCATGTCAGCCTCAACGATCGAACCATCGAGGGACTCGAGGCGATCGGAAGGCCGGTCTACTCGGTCCAGTTCCACCCCGAAGCGGCCCCGGGGCCGAGCGATAGCCTCTATCTCTTCCGGCGCTTCCGCGACGAGATGGTCGCGAGGCGCGCGAAGAGAAGCCGAACGAACGAGGAAACGCGCGATGCCTCGGCGTGA
- a CDS encoding alkaline phosphatase family protein — protein MNAGRKTNPRLLLVGLDAAEPSLVEKWCDEGALPNLTRLRESGCYGRLATVAPWLTGSPWSTFYTGTSPSEHGRYHVLQWNPVRGAMERPFGAWLPIQPFWRAIGERGARAIVIDAPLAYPPEPFAGIEIAGWATHDHLGPSASHPPSALARMRREAGRPVMRPEVYGPQKTLEILELPRLLSRATGQLARAAVSFMSQDTWDLFFVAFAAAHRAGHKLWDETSAGGEIRPGTRELFQSAFRDVYSELDAAVGLLAEEAGSGAAVIVFSLHGMGPNNSREMLFPEMLRRILHGLRGVSGAPSSRSPLVRLRGAVPVELRRGVKGLLPLSIQDRLSAFWRRSPSAWDAAEAFSLPADQHSYVRVNLRGREAGGTFPEESYEELRDAIAEGMRTWRDARSGESIVAEVVRPDRALPPGERAGLLPDLVVVWSDVPAARHEAVVSDRYGTIPWPTPGRNPDGRSGNHRGEGFILASGEGIPRGGAIEPGTILDLAPTIFALFGVPSPWPMEGKPLRPIA, from the coding sequence ATGAACGCCGGACGAAAGACGAATCCCCGCCTTCTTCTCGTCGGTCTCGACGCGGCGGAGCCCTCCCTCGTGGAGAAATGGTGCGACGAAGGAGCGCTCCCGAACCTCACACGCCTCCGCGAGAGCGGTTGTTACGGAAGGCTCGCCACCGTCGCTCCGTGGCTCACCGGATCCCCCTGGTCGACCTTTTACACGGGAACCTCTCCGAGCGAGCACGGCCGCTATCACGTTCTCCAGTGGAATCCGGTCCGTGGCGCGATGGAGAGGCCGTTCGGCGCCTGGCTTCCGATCCAACCCTTCTGGCGGGCGATCGGCGAGCGGGGCGCGCGGGCGATCGTGATCGACGCTCCTCTCGCCTATCCGCCGGAGCCGTTCGCGGGGATCGAGATCGCCGGCTGGGCGACCCACGACCATCTCGGCCCTTCCGCGTCGCACCCGCCTTCGGCGCTCGCCCGAATGCGCCGCGAGGCGGGGAGACCCGTAATGCGGCCCGAGGTCTACGGTCCGCAGAAGACGCTCGAGATCCTCGAGCTCCCCCGGCTCCTCTCGCGGGCGACCGGGCAGCTCGCCCGCGCCGCTGTATCTTTCATGAGTCAAGATACGTGGGATCTCTTCTTTGTCGCTTTCGCGGCGGCGCACCGCGCGGGGCACAAGCTCTGGGACGAGACCTCGGCGGGCGGCGAGATCCGGCCCGGCACGAGGGAGCTCTTCCAGTCCGCGTTTCGCGACGTGTACTCCGAGCTCGACGCGGCCGTCGGCCTTCTCGCGGAGGAGGCGGGGAGCGGCGCGGCCGTGATCGTCTTCTCCCTGCACGGGATGGGGCCGAACAACAGCCGCGAGATGCTCTTCCCGGAGATGCTGAGGCGGATTCTGCACGGCCTCCGAGGGGTCTCGGGCGCGCCCTCTTCGAGAAGTCCTCTCGTCCGCTTGCGCGGCGCGGTTCCGGTCGAGCTCCGCCGCGGCGTGAAAGGGCTTCTTCCACTTTCGATCCAAGACCGCCTGAGCGCGTTCTGGCGGCGGTCGCCGAGCGCGTGGGACGCGGCCGAGGCGTTCTCCCTTCCGGCGGACCAGCACAGCTATGTTCGCGTCAACCTTCGGGGCCGCGAGGCGGGAGGGACGTTTCCGGAAGAATCATACGAGGAGCTTCGCGATGCGATCGCCGAAGGGATGCGCACGTGGCGCGACGCGCGAAGCGGCGAGTCGATCGTCGCCGAGGTCGTAAGACCCGATCGCGCGCTCCCGCCGGGGGAGCGGGCGGGTCTACTCCCCGATCTCGTCGTCGTCTGGTCGGACGTTCCTGCCGCTCGGCACGAGGCGGTCGTCTCGGATCGTTACGGAACGATCCCGTGGCCGACGCCCGGAAGGAATCCGGACGGGCGCTCGGGAAACCACAGGGGTGAAGGATTCATCCTCGCCTCGGGCGAGGGGATTCCGCGCGGCGGAGCGATCGAGCCCGGCACGATCCTCGACCTCGCCCCGACGATCTTCGCTCTCTTCGGTGTTCCGTCTCCTTGGCCGATGGAGGGGAAGCCGCTCCGCCCGATCGCGTAG
- a CDS encoding DUF47 domain-containing protein yields MRLSLVPENRRFYDLIEEAGENMVEATRALVDLLTNYSDVDQKLTRIHDLEHKGDEITHKGMDELNQTFVTPFDREDIAFLLQHIDDVVDQVWAASVRLQAYSVEEITETAAAFGEIIHSQAEAIQKGIAMLRDRKKMRDIFEFMQEVHVLENKADDVLRNALAKRYNSGPHTVETLIRGMKWSEIYTILEKATDRAEDIADTLQAIVLKYA; encoded by the coding sequence ATGCGACTTAGCCTGGTACCGGAGAACCGCCGCTTCTACGACCTCATCGAGGAAGCCGGTGAGAACATGGTAGAGGCGACGCGCGCGCTGGTCGATTTACTCACGAACTATTCCGATGTCGATCAAAAGCTGACCCGCATCCACGATCTGGAGCACAAAGGGGACGAGATCACGCACAAGGGGATGGACGAGCTGAACCAAACCTTCGTCACCCCTTTCGACCGCGAGGACATCGCGTTCCTTCTCCAGCACATCGACGACGTGGTCGATCAGGTGTGGGCCGCGTCCGTGCGTCTTCAGGCATACTCCGTCGAGGAGATCACGGAGACCGCCGCCGCGTTCGGGGAGATCATCCATAGCCAGGCGGAGGCGATCCAGAAGGGGATCGCCATGCTCAGGGACCGGAAGAAGATGCGGGATATCTTCGAGTTCATGCAGGAGGTCCACGTGTTGGAGAACAAGGCGGATGATGTCCTCCGCAACGCGCTCGCCAAGCGCTACAACTCGGGCCCCCATACGGTCGAGACGCTGATCCGCGGCATGAAGTGGAGCGAGATCTACACGATTCTCGAGAAGGCGACCGACCGCGCGGAAGACATCGCCGACACGCTGCAGGCGATCGTTCTGAAGTACGCGTAA